In the Arachis ipaensis cultivar K30076 chromosome B10, Araip1.1, whole genome shotgun sequence genome, one interval contains:
- the LOC107624065 gene encoding uncharacterized protein LOC107624065 isoform X2: MGLLGSDYTKFPICERDWRKVRTRDKVYNEIVKEIFHFEEDSRGIIKGIIFKMLGRAWKETRNRLYHHCYDPELSLAANIENRPDGIIADHWRRFLDYRNSEETQEKCKKNAENRSKQLYTHTGGSKILARLGEEEERIEAIEQGDESSGLLSQNDSLAQALGKEHPGRVRGMVLGPTSSQVFGMNSHQSSNGFEREETQRVLLELQEELAA, from the exons ATGGGACTGCTAGGATCTGACTACACCAAATTTCCAATCTGCGAGAGGGACTGGAGAAAGGTTCGCACCAGGGACAAGGTCTATAATGAAATAGTAAAg GAAATATTCcattttgaagaagatagtaGAGGAATTATAAAAGGTATAATATTCAAAATGCTAGGAAGGGCTTGGAAGGAAACGAGGAACAGATTATACCATCACTGCTATGACCCAGAACTTTCACTTGCAGCAAATATTgaaaaccgcccagatggaattATTGCGGACCATTGGAGAAGGTTTCTCGATTATCGCAATAGCGAAGAGACACAG GAGAAGTGTAAGAAAAATGCCGAGAATCGATCAAAGCAGCTTTACACCCACACCGGCGGATCGAAAATCTTGGCAAGGCTCGGAGAAGAAGAG GAAAGAATTGAGGCTATTGAGCAGGGCGATGAATCTTCTGGACTGTTATCCCAGAATGATTCGCTTGCTCAAGCTCTCGGAAAAGAGCACCCGGGTAGGGTGCGTGGCATGGTGTTGGGGCCGACTTCTAGTCAAGTCTTCGGTATGAATTCCCATCAGTCGAGCAATGGTTTTGAAAGGGAGGAGACCCAAAGGGTGCTGCTTGAACTGCAAGAAGAGTTGGCAGCATAG
- the LOC107624065 gene encoding uncharacterized protein LOC107624065 isoform X1 gives MGLLGSDYTKFPICERDWRKVRTRDKVYNEIVKEIFHFEEDSRGIIKGIIFKMLGRAWKETRNRLYHHCYDPELSLAANIENRPDGIIADHWRRFLDYRNSEETQEKCKKNAENRSKQLYTHTGGSKILARLGEEESERQGRIVSRGELYLLTHKRTNGSYIHDVARAIGERIEAIEQGDESSGLLSQNDSLAQALGKEHPGRVRGMVLGPTSSQVFGMNSHQSSNGFEREETQRVLLELQEELAA, from the exons ATGGGACTGCTAGGATCTGACTACACCAAATTTCCAATCTGCGAGAGGGACTGGAGAAAGGTTCGCACCAGGGACAAGGTCTATAATGAAATAGTAAAg GAAATATTCcattttgaagaagatagtaGAGGAATTATAAAAGGTATAATATTCAAAATGCTAGGAAGGGCTTGGAAGGAAACGAGGAACAGATTATACCATCACTGCTATGACCCAGAACTTTCACTTGCAGCAAATATTgaaaaccgcccagatggaattATTGCGGACCATTGGAGAAGGTTTCTCGATTATCGCAATAGCGAAGAGACACAG GAGAAGTGTAAGAAAAATGCCGAGAATCGATCAAAGCAGCTTTACACCCACACCGGCGGATCGAAAATCTTGGCAAGGCTCGGAGAAGAAGAG TCGGAACGACAAGGGAGGATAGTTAGTAGAGGAGAGTTGTATCTCTTAACGCACAAAAGAACTAATGGCTCTTATATCCATGATGTAGCTCGCGCTATTGGA GAAAGAATTGAGGCTATTGAGCAGGGCGATGAATCTTCTGGACTGTTATCCCAGAATGATTCGCTTGCTCAAGCTCTCGGAAAAGAGCACCCGGGTAGGGTGCGTGGCATGGTGTTGGGGCCGACTTCTAGTCAAGTCTTCGGTATGAATTCCCATCAGTCGAGCAATGGTTTTGAAAGGGAGGAGACCCAAAGGGTGCTGCTTGAACTGCAAGAAGAGTTGGCAGCATAG